The following DNA comes from Syngnathoides biaculeatus isolate LvHL_M chromosome 18, ASM1980259v1, whole genome shotgun sequence.
ACCCAACGTTGGCGTAAcaacagttgttgtttttgttactttgtCACTTCAGCAAACTGGCCGCCTCTTTCCAGAGCATGGAAGTGAGGAACTCCAACTTCGCGGCCTTCATTGACGTCTTCACGTCCAACACATACGTCATGGTCATCATGTCGGACCCGTCGATTCGTAAGTGGCCACTCGAGCGCGTGCCGGAGCCCCTTTCGAAATCAGCTCGCTTTGCCTCTAAAGTAGTCGGTCCTTCGCTTGTTCAGGACACATTCAATTATCTCAAGTttgacaaatatatattttccccaCGCCAGAGCGCACCAGTCAATGATCCGTCCCCGCTCCGTGTTCGGGTTTAAACTCGCAACTGCTCGCCCATCCCCGTTTTCAAAGGAAAcattccaagtatttgaaaaatgacaacaactcGGAAGTGGGCTAGAACGTTTCGTTAAGACTTTGGAGCTTGAAGTCAAAGAAATGGGCGTGTGTTCTTCCCTCAGCCTCCGCAGCCACGCTCATCAATATCCGCAATGCTAGGAAACACTTTGAGAAGTTGGAGCGCGTGGACGGACCCAAGCACGGCCTTCACATGCGAATGCGCTAGCCGCCGAGTCTCCTCGTCGGATCGTCTTAGCCAATCAGCTCCCGGATCTTGGATCGCAGCTCCTTTTCCATACGAGCGGATGCCGAAACCTCACCTTCAATCATCCTCaatatgaggattttttttttttttctttgtgtcggTATGAAATGCAACAGCTACAGGGCCAATGTATGTGCTGTTCTTTGAAAATACAAGCAATATAGTTTTCTTCAGAAATACCtcacgtgtatgtgtgtgttttgtatctTGAGGATATTTGAGAGCAAAACTTTCCCCACCCCTGAAAATCCAGCAAGTCCAGTCCCagtgtttgctttattttatgatCAAATGTAAGATGACCCaaggaaacacaaaatgcagtttttagatgaaatgatcaaatttagaaaaactaaccctaacctctcTTCCGCTTTTTCTTCTCCATTTGAGGCTAGTGGCTCTTACCGTGGTTACCTGGAGTCCTCAAATATTCCACTGGCCaagttcattttgtttgtttgacggGTTCTATTTGAATCTTGTTGATTGAACTGGTCCAGAGTTGGAGACAAACAAAGGAGAAACgagacaaagaaagaaaaagtttcAGACTCAAGTAGGACTTTTGTTTCGACTGATTTATTTCTTGAATGGGTCATCTCGACCTGTAAAATACCACCGAGGTGAATTAAGGTGgcccccttcctgacgcaacccctcttgggcaGCGGAGGCCCCAGCGGGATCCGAACTCACGACCTTTAGTTTACCAGACCGCTGCGCTACGGAGCCTCCGCTACCTCCGACACACACTTGGGAGagcgagaggggaaaaaatgaactcaAATTTGATGGCGGGCGGCCGGCCTTGTTTGCGTCGCTCACCTTCCTGCATCTGTCCTCGGACTCTGTTCCCACGAGACGAGGCGTTCGGGGGCCAGAACTGCGCTGTTGTCGGTGCAAATCCTTCGGCTGAGCGATGCCGCTCGCAAACCAGTTCCTTTCGGCGCGGGCGAGACTGTTGCACTCCTTTTGAAATGACGGATTCGaacccttctttttttcccccaggggTTGTCTGTCCACTTACAGCTTATTACAAATAAAGCCGCAATCATGACTCGTGAAAACTAAATCTCGAAAGAAGTGCTTTGGGGTAAAGCGCACTTGTGCACGTACGCGTCGGGGGCGCGGCCTCGTCAGCAACATGCCGTAGGCGGAGGAGGCTACAGCGGCTCCTTGCATTTGCCCGTTTTCCCGCTGCCGTCCGCGGGTTGCGGTGGCCACTCGCAAGGACGTCGGCGTATCCCAATTGCCGTTTTGGCGGCCCGCTTTCCTCAAGCGGCACTCGCCCAAACTCGGGTCGAGCGTACGACGGGCGCCTGATTCGAAAAAGCCGCTCAAAGCGCGAGCGCCTCCGGATCGGCCTCGGTGTGAGCGGTCCGCCGCTCCAGCAGCGCGATGCGCTGCTTCAGCCTCTGCTGCGTGTGCGCGTAGTCGCCGAGAAGGCGCGAAAGGCGCGCCTGGAGGCCGTCGAGGGAGGACTCCAACCTCTCCACCTTCTCTTCggtgtcttcccgccgcaggcCGCCGCCCTCGGCGGCGACCTCCAGCATCCCCTCCTTGATCAGGATCTCGCGACCCCGCTCCTCCAGAACGGTCCTGGCGTCGGGATACTCCATGACGGCCTCCATCAAGTCGTCCTTGGAGAGGCAGAAGAGATCCGAGTAGCCCAGGCTGCGGATGTTGGCGGTCCGCCGGTTGCCCATTTTGCTCCCTTTGATGTTCAGAATGCTGATTTCTCCAAAGCAGCCGCCGGCGACCAGGAGGGCCAACTGGGTGACGCCGTCGTCTCCCACCACGGCCAGTTTGCCCTCTTTGATGATGAACATCTCCTTGCCGATGTCGCCTTTCCTGCAGACGTAGTCTCCGGGACTGAAGACCTGCGGCCGCAGTTTGAGGACGAGCTCCACCAGCAGTCCCGCCTCGCAGTCCTGAAAGATGCGCACTTTCTTCAGGGTCTCCAGGTGGACGTTGATGGCGATCTCGGCCCGCAGTTTGTCCGGCAGGTTCTTGAGCACCTCCTGCTCGTCCACGGCTTTCTTGTTGAGCCAGAGGTAGTCGAACCACTTGATGACGCGCGTCTCCAGTTCTTTGCTGACTTTGCGGAAGTGCATGTAATGTTTGACGGCGTCGATCCGAGCCTGGAACTCGGCGCGGGTGGCGTTCATGTTGGAGATCATGGACCCGACGTTTCCCACGATGGTGGCGAAGATCAGCACGCCCACCAGGAAATCAAAAACCACAAAAAGGTACTCTTCGTCCCGAACCGGCGCCGGCATCTCCCCGATCGTGGTGAGCGTGAGAGTGGACCAGTACAGGCAGTAGATGTAACTCCGAGTGAGCGAGGAATACTCCGGTTTGGAGACGTTTGGAAACACCCAAGAGTCCGAGCCCAGGCCCAAAGACTTGGAGATGGCGTAGTAAATGCAGGCGTTCCAGTGAATGATGACCAGGATGTAGAGCACCAGGTTGCAGATGCGGAAGATGTTCGGGTAGTTGGTGCGCGTCTCCGTGCGGTCAAAGAACTCAAACATGCGCGGGAAGCGGAGCAGGCGGTTGAAGCGCACTTGCGGCGTGTGGATGCCGGTGCGGAAGTAGGCCAGGTCGGTGGGCAGGATGGACGCCACGTCCAGCTTGAACTGGAGCGTACGCACGTAGTTGTCCCTGAGCTTGCTGTGGTCCTTCACCAGGAGGCCTTGCTCAAGGAAGCCTGGAAGcgaggcaaaaacaaaaacacgcatCTGGTCACCGGCGGGTGGTGGAGCCGACCGGAACCGAGCGGGGCGGGGCTACGCGCCGCAAACTTCTGCTCCAGTTTGGCTCGGCTAAACGTTtacttttgtcttttatttcacGCAAGATGATCAGACGCGATGATCCATAAGTCATATTTGCATAAACAAGGTCGGACCTTTTGCGCGACGACGCCAACCAGGCCAcgtctggaggaaaaaaaaatgattacaataCTCCGTATTAGGGCTgatatcacattttaaaaagtgtcacCTGTGCGAAGTCGCACACAAGTGTCGGCCACGTAAACCGCGTCGGCGACGTAGTCCAGCACCAGCCAGCAGATGTAGTTGGCCACCTGCAATCGATCGAAACACGCCCTGCGGATTCAAATCGGGAAATAAGATTCGTTACAGCGCGGTCGTTCCCAGGGTttgctcctttaaaaaaaaaaaaagacggcagAGGTCACCTCGCCACAACAAGGAACCAGTTGTACAGCACCGCCGCGGCAATGATGAACAGCCAGCGGTAGTAAGCGTCGTCGGATGGGGACACCACAAAAACATCCCATTTTTTCCTAAAAGCAATCAATTCAACGCTTTTACCTGGATTGTGGCGTTTGCCGCTGCGGGAGCGTTGACGACTTCGCTGTCTTGTACCGGGATTGTTTATAAACATTCCAAACTGCTGACTTACAGTCTGTGAAAGAACGCTGAGGAGCTCGTTTCGTTTTGGGATTGAAAAGAGCttcattattaattattgttgcttttgttttttttctttttttaaagcctttcTGACTTGACCTGACCTAAGCCGGATTTCCACTGTACGTATGCTAGGCTAACGAGCGTGACATTGTTTGAAGGCAAACTTGCTCTCTTTTATGGCTCGttgaatcatcatcatctcatATGATACAGTTTATGTAAACCCGAATGAGGCCTAAACATCCAATAttgtaacgtgtgtgtgtgtggaaggacGCGATGTTTAAAGTCTCTCCGGTTGCTTAGATCGGGTCTCAGCCGACAGGAAGCGCTCAAGACCAGTTTTGGCGAACGGGAAGCAACAGTAAGAAGCGACACACCTCAAGATGCCCTCGGCGTGCGTCGTCGCGTCGCTGGCGCGGCTGGGGGCCTTCGCGAGTTCCGGGCCCCTGAAGCGGTCCAGGAAGGAGTCGGGCCTCCGCTGCTCCTGCGCTAAGCTCCTGTGAGCCCACTCCCGCAGTCTCAGAACCAGACTCACCAGTCTGACGGGCGACAGTCGCCGACAGGTAAGGCCGTTCCGGGGTTAGTCATCATCAAATACTGCTCAAATTCAGGTCGGCAGAAATGATATAACCGGCCCACGACGCACAATAATATAAGGACGACAAATACAATCATTTGGGCCACATCGGTTCAGTTTGGATGACGCCGCGCGTACTCCACGCGGTGCTCTCGGGTTTGGCCAAATCATTGTCTACGTGCTCATATTTCCTGGCATACTTTCCGCAGCTGCCTTCATTTACTCGTGTACATTTGTTATGTTGTGTCCCTTGGTAGATTTccccattcatttgaatggaggAGGTTGAAACCCTTGGTAGACTTTACCGTTTGCTGAAGGAACTCCTTTCTCTTGAGCAAGTCATGAATATTCATATCCCAAACGGAATCATTGGCGTGGTTTTCGGGCGTGTACGTGAGGCAGCTAAATTTCATTGGCATTTCCTCCATAGAATATACAATTTCAGTTTTCTCATATAGTTATCGTTTAAAAAGATAAGAGAATATTGCCTCGCCAATACAATTTCAGTTTTCTCatacttttatcatttaaaactgaattttgATTGAAGCTGTCAGACTTTTAAGAactattcttttaaaaaaaaaaaaagaagtctgaaTAACATGTCTGTGATTATTGACCCCAAGGATTCAAAATCCATTCAACTATACCAGCCAATTATGATATTATGAACaaagtgaagaagaagagggcCCGATACTTTGCTGGGCCTTGTCGTCCGGCCTGCTTTTTGTACCTTGAGACGGCGCCGTTCCTTTGGAAAGAGTTTCTGGAGCTGCCGGCGCGAGGCTCCAGGGCGGCGACCCGCTGGAGCTCCGAGGACGTGTCGTCGCAGACGGACGGAACCCTGCAAGGTCAGCTCACAAAAATGACACTACCGTCCCGCTACGTGACCGGTTCAGGTTCTGCCGCGCCCGTCCGCCCGCCCAGAGAGGCTCCAGGCCACCGTCTGCCCTCGTGAAGGGAGGCGCAACACAAAACACACGGATGGATGCCTCTGATTTTGAATAACTAACTCGACGTCACGTCACTCCAGCCATTAtcgaccgcttttccgggtcaggtcgcggggatacccggacttccctctCTTCCGGAGGGgatcccgagccagccgagagacgtagtctctctacggcgtgtcccgggtcgtcctcggggtctctttccggcgggacctcgtccgaatcagatgcccccctcatctggctcctcgacactgagccccctcCCGGATGGATTTGCGCTTCTCACCCGGACAAACTCATTTCGGCGGATCTCGTTCTTTCGGCCCAcgggtgaggggaggaacggcGTCTGGAATATTGAAATGTTCTTCTCACCTGCTTCGAATACTCTGGGCCCTCTCGATCTCCTCCTCCAAGCCGGTCTTGACTGACAGGTTGTGGGGCGAGCGATCTCTCTCAGGAGTGTGGCCAGTCATCGTCGCGCAACGGAAGGCTGCTCACGTGATGGCGTGCACGTCGGGGCTCGCAGGCGCGTTGCCCCTCGTATGGTGACGGAGGCAAACGAAAATGCAGACGTTGGCGCCCGGGCGAGACCCTGAGGGGGAAACCGCGCAGCCTCCCGAGCTCCGAGAGGGACTTTGACGACTGTTACCACCCAGCGACTAATTACACGACGACGCTCGTCGGCGAAAACACACCGAGGCGGGCGTCTCAGAGCTCTCCCGCGGGGCGGGTGTCACTTGGGTAACCGTTGagccgtgtgtgtgtctgtcgcCTGTTCCGGAACACGACTCCGCTCGCTGCTTGCGGCttgaaagaaacaaagaaagaaaacaacagcGTGAGCTTGGAAAAACGGACAACGTTCGACAGAAAAAAACGAGACACACTCGTTCACAAAGCACTTTGCGTCCAATGTCGGGAGCAGGTCAACGAGGCCAGAGTAAACAAATGCTTTCAAAATGGATGACAAATAGAAATAAGGAGGGGATTTATTCTTCATTCTTCACCGGGTACCAAATAATGACAAAACCCTTCTCAGTTTGTATTGGTGGGTAGAAAAATAATTGCCCTTAAGATCCAATTTCagacttccaaaaaaaaaaaaaaaaaaaaatcacagcgcAGCGCGAGTAGCACACGAGAAATGATTTGTCACACAATAGGTACAGCGATATGCCAAAATGAATGTAAAGTATGTAGAGTTGGTTGTACCTCTGGGAACTTTGTTAAGTCTGGTTGCGTCCTCACAAATGCATCCCGTCAAGTCCACGTCTGCTTGGAGCACAGAGATTCGAGGCAATAACCGCAATCACGTGACAGCCTCGCCTCCTCCCGCTCGACACCGAGGCAGGAAGGGTGGGAGAGACGCACGTTAAAACGAGAGAGAAATGTACAGAAGCCCTTCGACTTCGCAGCGAGGACACGTGAGGCCCCGCACCTCCATCAGGAAGTCGCCGTCGGCCCGCTCGggagttttggagaaaaggcCAACGAGCCCTCAAAAGAGTTTTCAGAATTTCAAAATTTATTGAAAACACGTGAACAACTTTGGAGTCGACGTGACCGCGCGGCCGTCGTCGTTGCGCTTTACATTTGGTGACGCTTGCATGCAAAAAGGCGGCGGAAGGGCAAAAAGTTCCAGTAAAAGGTCGTCGCGGAGACGAGAAGGCACAGCGGAGTCCCGACCGACGACCTGCTCCTCGTCGGAcacggagcaaaaaaaaaacggaagccCCGGGCCGGCGCGTCGTCTCCCGCAAAAATACATAAGCTAGAAAAATACACCGCATATAGAGAGAGGTCGTCGCTTTAGCGTGACCTTACGGCATCTGTACACTGATATGTAAATAAATGGATTGACGCGGGCACGCGTGGATGTTGGGCCTTCTGGAATGATTTGAGGAACGTGTGGAAACCAATGGCAGTAAATTCCAAGTCGATCGTGTAACATTTTATGGAGAGTGCACAGCGCGAGCTGTCGGTAAACATGTGAAATTTAAGAGATTTGAAATAACAGCACGCCGTCTTCCAAAGAGGCAGAGATGCTTTCAATCTTCTTCGAggatacattcattcattcattcattcttggGAGAGGATGGAAGGGGGACGGTTCCCAAAAGCGGACGTCGGCAAGTGTCACAATGACGGCGGGCGTCAAAACTCTTCAGACGCGCTTCATCCCTCGGCCCATCAGGCACGCGAAGACCGTCATCACCATTTTGGGCTTGACTTCCACGAGGTCCTCGGGCAGAGCGTAGACCCGGGCTCCGATTTTCCTCGCCATGGAAATGGCGTACCTAAAGAAACACAGGACGGCACACACGGCGCAACGTTTACGCCGTGATCGCCTGCAGTTTTT
Coding sequences within:
- the LOC133491613 gene encoding cyclic nucleotide-gated cation channel-like isoform X2, encoding MTGHTPERDRSPHNLSVKTGLEEEIERAQSIRSRVPSVCDDTSSELQRVAALEPRAGSSRNSFQRNGAVSRLVSLVLRLREWAHRSLAQEQRRPDSFLDRFRGPELAKAPSRASDATTHAEGILRKKWDVFVVSPSDDAYYRWLFIIAAAVLYNWFLVVARACFDRLQVANYICWLVLDYVADAVYVADTCVRLRTGFLEQGLLVKDHSKLRDNYVRTLQFKLDVASILPTDLAYFRTGIHTPQVRFNRLLRFPRMFEFFDRTETRTNYPNIFRICNLVLYILVIIHWNACIYYAISKSLGLGSDSWVFPNVSKPEYSSLTRSYIYCLYWSTLTLTTIGEMPAPVRDEEYLFVVFDFLVGVLIFATIVGNVGSMISNMNATRAEFQARIDAVKHYMHFRKVSKELETRVIKWFDYLWLNKKAVDEQEVLKNLPDKLRAEIAINVHLETLKKVRIFQDCEAGLLVELVLKLRPQVFSPGDYVCRKGDIGKEMFIIKEGKLAVVGDDGVTQLALLVAGGCFGEISILNIKGSKMGNRRTANIRSLGYSDLFCLSKDDLMEAVMEYPDARTVLEERGREILIKEGMLEVAAEGGGLRREDTEEKVERLESSLDGLQARLSRLLGDYAHTQQRLKQRIALLERRTAHTEADPEALAL
- the LOC133491613 gene encoding cyclic nucleotide-gated cation channel-like isoform X1; amino-acid sequence: MTGHTPERDRSPHNLSVKTGLEEEIERAQSIRSRVPSVCDDTSSELQRVAALEPRAGSSRNSFQRNGAVSRLVSLVLRLREWAHRSLAQEQRRPDSFLDRFRGPELAKAPSRASDATTHAEGILRKKWDVFVVSPSDDAYYRWLFIIAAAVLYNWFLVVARACFDRLQVANYICWLVLDYVADAVYVADTCVRLRTDVAWLASSRKRSDLVYANMTYGSSRLIILREIKDKSFLEQGLLVKDHSKLRDNYVRTLQFKLDVASILPTDLAYFRTGIHTPQVRFNRLLRFPRMFEFFDRTETRTNYPNIFRICNLVLYILVIIHWNACIYYAISKSLGLGSDSWVFPNVSKPEYSSLTRSYIYCLYWSTLTLTTIGEMPAPVRDEEYLFVVFDFLVGVLIFATIVGNVGSMISNMNATRAEFQARIDAVKHYMHFRKVSKELETRVIKWFDYLWLNKKAVDEQEVLKNLPDKLRAEIAINVHLETLKKVRIFQDCEAGLLVELVLKLRPQVFSPGDYVCRKGDIGKEMFIIKEGKLAVVGDDGVTQLALLVAGGCFGEISILNIKGSKMGNRRTANIRSLGYSDLFCLSKDDLMEAVMEYPDARTVLEERGREILIKEGMLEVAAEGGGLRREDTEEKVERLESSLDGLQARLSRLLGDYAHTQQRLKQRIALLERRTAHTEADPEALAL
- the LOC133491613 gene encoding cyclic nucleotide-gated cation channel-like isoform X3, coding for MFLWCPHPTTLTTAGCSSLPRRCCTTGSLLWRGRVSIDCRWPTTSAGWCWTTSPTRFTWPTLVCDFAQTWPGWRRRAKGFLEQGLLVKDHSKLRDNYVRTLQFKLDVASILPTDLAYFRTGIHTPQVRFNRLLRFPRMFEFFDRTETRTNYPNIFRICNLVLYILVIIHWNACIYYAISKSLGLGSDSWVFPNVSKPEYSSLTRSYIYCLYWSTLTLTTIGEMPAPVRDEEYLFVVFDFLVGVLIFATIVGNVGSMISNMNATRAEFQARIDAVKHYMHFRKVSKELETRVIKWFDYLWLNKKAVDEQEVLKNLPDKLRAEIAINVHLETLKKVRIFQDCEAGLLVELVLKLRPQVFSPGDYVCRKGDIGKEMFIIKEGKLAVVGDDGVTQLALLVAGGCFGEISILNIKGSKMGNRRTANIRSLGYSDLFCLSKDDLMEAVMEYPDARTVLEERGREILIKEGMLEVAAEGGGLRREDTEEKVERLESSLDGLQARLSRLLGDYAHTQQRLKQRIALLERRTAHTEADPEALAL